From the genome of Eublepharis macularius isolate TG4126 chromosome 4, MPM_Emac_v1.0, whole genome shotgun sequence:
AACTCATTTCAGCTTTACGTTTTCATGCTTACTGTAATTGAAAACTGGTAAATAAATAGAAGGATTTGTTCCCCCTTAAAGTGTTTTCTGTTCCATCGTTATCTAACAACTTTTCCCTTGATTCTCCTTTTTCACCAATGTTTCCTCTTTCCACAGAGGCTGTTGGTCCCCATAAAAAGCCTAAGAAAGAACCTCATCAGCTCCCATTGAAAAGGGAACAGCAAAGAAGAAGGAGTAGAACAAGATGGCAGAGGAGGAACGAATCATCCGCTTCTCAGGGTGCTGAATCCCAGGACATCCTGCCATACCGTGGAAGAATCACTTGCCCCATTTGTAGAAAAGAATTCCTTTACCAATCAGAGTTTGATATACATTGGAGAAAACACACAGGGGATAAACCACAtcaatgtgtggactgtggaaagacctTTGCTCAGAGTAtgcagcttactgtccatcaacatatgcacacaggagagaaaccttttAATTGTatagactgtggaaagagctttgctcagaggaCGAATCTTACTAAGcatcgacgtatccattcagGAGAGAAACCTTTTAATTgtatggactgtggaaagagctttgttcagaGGACGAATCTTACTAAGcatcgacgtatccattcaggagagaaaccttttaaatgtgtggactgtggaaagagctttgctcagagtacAGAGtatactgtccatcgacgtatccattctGGGGAGAAACCTTTTAATTGTATTGACTGTGGAAAGACCTTTGCTCGGAGTTCACAGGTTACTGagcatcgacgtatccataccggggagaaaccatataagtgtgagGACTGTGGAAACAGGTTTGCTCGTTATTCAAACCTTattgtccatcgacgtatccattcaggagagaaaccttttaaatgtgtggactgtggaaagagctttgctcggaatacaaatcttactgtccatcgacgtatccattcaACGGAGAAATCTTTAAAATGTGTGGTCTGTGGAAAGACTTTTGCTCAGCATATGCAGCTTACAGCCCATCAACGtatccatacaggagagaaaccttttaaatgtgaggactgtggaaagagttATGCTTGGAGTacgcagcttactgtccatcgacgtatccattcgggggagaaaccttttaaatgtgtggactgtggaaagagctttgctcggcat
Proteins encoded in this window:
- the LOC129328027 gene encoding zinc finger protein 420-like: MFPLSTEAVGPHKKPKKEPHQLPLKREQQRRRSRTRWQRRNESSASQGAESQDILPYRGRITCPICRKEFLYQSEFDIHWRKHTGDKPHQCVDCGKTFAQSMQLTVHQHMHTGEKPFNCIDCGKSFAQRTNLTKHRRIHSGEKPFNCMDCGKSFVQRTNLTKHRRIHSGEKPFKCVDCGKSFAQSTEYTVHRRIHSGEKPFNCIDCGKTFARSSQVTEHRRIHTGEKPYKCEDCGNRFARYSNLIVHRRIHSGEKPFKCVDCGKSFARNTNLTVHRRIHSTEKSLKCVVCGKTFAQHMQLTAHQRIHTGEKPFKCEDCGKSYAWSTQLTVHRRIHSGEKPFKCVDCGKSFARHSQLTVHLRIHSGEKPFKCVDCGKSFAWSSKLTVHRRIHTGAKPYKCVDCGKSFAESTYLTIHRRFHSGEKPFNCIDCGKTFARSAQLTEHRRIHTGEKPYKCEDCGKNFARCSNLIVHRRIHSGEKPFNCVDCGKSFARSTNLTVHRRIHTGEKPYKCVDCGKGFAQRAQFTAHQRIHTGGKPYKCMDCGKDFAQRTQFTAHQCIHSVQIHRQEWKPTPNPKP